The Musa acuminata AAA Group cultivar baxijiao chromosome BXJ1-8, Cavendish_Baxijiao_AAA, whole genome shotgun sequence genomic sequence AGATTGAAACTATCTAAATGCCAGTTCTGGAAATGATCTTCACAGAAGTTTAAGACGTACCTACGAATTCTATGATCCTGAACAGAGAACTTAAGCAGATAACAGGTGCCTCAGATGAAGTAAATGTTCTTCATTAGATATATTGAGAGAGAGACGAAGATTTGTTAGAAGTGATTCTTGCTCCCAACTCAAGGGACCAGAGGCATGCAAAGCTTGCATAGTATATTGGTATGCTTGTAGCTCTAATTCATGGACATTGGCAGCTAATTCATCTCCAGATTTGCTTTGATACTCTTTCCCTTCTATTGGGCATGATGATATGGCATCATCAAAACTATCCAATGCAGTATCTTTACAGTGTTCTCTGAGATTTTGATAACTATATCCTGGATACTCATTACCACTACAACTAGCAACAGAGCATTCAATATCCTCTTCAGTGACTGCTAAAGGTATTGAAGATGAATTCACGACATGATTGTTAGTGAACCCCTTGTCAGCATTCATCTGAGGAAATGTGGTGGTTCGATCTTTATTGGATTTGTGCAGGAAATGCTCAGCAACTATATCTTTCGAGAAAGAGACACAATCTACCTTTTTAGGCAGTGATCTTGTAGATAACTTATTTGATTTGTCTGTGCTGGATTTCCTTTTCCATTTGGTTCCTCCAACTAAATTAACAGGAGAGAAGCCACAGTGAGAGTTGAGATTCCTCTTCCCAGCTTTGATAGGCGAATTGCAGCTGGCACGCTTTTGCTTACATCTCTGTCCAGGTGAAGCTTGTTTGTCAATGCCTTGACTTGCACCACAATCCAATTTTCTTGCAGAATTGGAGCTAGATGGGATGTAATCATAGCCAAATTGCTTCCCCTTGATTCCCTGAACAACACAGAACCATTCATTAGAGgtcaacaagaaaatttaaaaaatggcAAAGGCAAATCAGCTGCAGTGATCAGAAGCATCTGAAGTTCTAAACAAGACTAGGTATTCCCAGGTGATGCTTTTGATTAAACTTTTTCTAGTTTCgtacatcaatcatggtttctatACCAATCcttatttattattgttattttttcaGTGatatcaggctcagtatacaaaaACACATTGGGCCATCCGGTATGTGTATTACACTAATTAAAATTACCAGTTCCTTTGGTAGCACTGACCAGATTTTTAGTAACATGTCTAGAAAATAAGATGATAATATTTATACATAATGAATCCTTTAAAGATCATGCGCAATGTTGTGTTAATTGAACTTCTTTCAGAACTCAGCCATTAAGCATGATGTTAGCACTATCTTTATATGCTGTCAAAGCAGGGAGCTCCAGGCACATGGATGCTCAATGTGAAGGTTTAAGCGAAAAAATGAACACTTTGTCAAGAACTTACCAGGTATAACTGAATACAATTAATTAAAGAGGAGAATCAGGAGAGTATATTGATGGTTCGTAAGTAAATTTACATTGTGAAAATGAACGATCAAGCAACAAAAATGGATACTGATTTCTCAAAGATACAATTTTGAATGAGACCCTGCTGTACATATCTGATGCATACCTAATGGTAGTTTTTCAAAACCTTTGTCCTGGATGCGATGCAGAATATTGACTTAATATTGCTAGACCAAATGTGTCTGTCTATGTTCGTGTGAGAGAGAAAGATGGAATCAGTTAAACGAATATGATAAACAATGGATAAACCCAAGTAAAGTCATGTTTGAGTATAGATCATTTATACTGACGCTTGAACAGAAAGAATTACAGTGCCAACATAACCTACAAATTTCCCATAATCACAAATTGGAGCGCTAATCCTGGAAGGCCAACTTTACCAATTAACAGATGAAGGAAGAATCTTTCAGCAATTTCAGCATTAATTTTGTATTGTCCATTAAACTAACACCGTATCTATCGCATTCATACGAAAAGGAGCAAGGATATTACTGAAATGGATAATcagaaaaaagggaagaaaaaggAGTAGAGAAACAAGAATGCGTTGAAGCATCTATCTGTTACCATGTCAATCATAAGCCATTGGTTGTTCTGCCAAGCTTGTGGAACTCTTAGGTCAGACACACTGTGTTCTTGAAGTTGGATGGAACCAAAGAGTTTGATCACAATGCGATCTTCTTTTATGACTTTCATGACCTTCCCAACTCTCCAAGCGCAGAGATCAAGCACCTCAGCTATGCCACCAACAACCAAACGAAGCTCTCTGCGATCCTGTGGCGGTGGGGAAGGCCTAACGTCCCCCTCATGCACTGTTTCGACCACAGGCTTCCCATCGGAACTATGAAACAACTCATATCTTACAGTATATGTGTATCCATTTAGCGAGGTAATTTTAGCAGGAAACCAAGAACCATACTGCTCCTCCTTACTTCTCAACACCTCCACCCTATCGCCTTCTTTGAACTTCATGATGCCAGTATAATATAACTCAGCCTTCCTCGTGCCAGATTGAACGATCAAAAGTGATAGCGAATACGAACAATCATTCTCTCAAAAATCTTCGGTGATCACCAGTGTTTCGAGGAAGATACCCTTTAAACCTGATGAAAAGTGCATGAAATGCATCAGCTTGTCCCATTAATTCCAAGCATATCGACATAAAAGACGCTACAAATAGCAGATCTGGCTACTAGATATTTGCATATGAACTCAAATCTTGGGATAATTGCAAATTAGTTGATGGCATAAGCAATTATTCCTCTGAGCCGAAACAAGTCTTGCAACAAGATGAACAAAAGATGTAAATAACTGCTGAAGAACTCAATAACAAGATGACAAATACAACACATCGATAGCTAATAGTTCACAAGACCGAGCACCATTCACCAGGGCGACAACGTGAAACGGATGAGAAGAGGAGGGGACGGGGGCAGTGAGTTAGCATTCAACTACCACGAGAAAGCAATACAAGAAGCCCATTCAAAAGGGAAGAACATACCACAAAAAGCCTAACGACCACTCAAGAAACGATCTTTAGCAGCTCCAAGCATACCGCGACAggcaaaagaaaaaaggaaaaaaaattccaACTTTGAAACGCGAAATCAAATAAGAACACGAACTTTTCACCCAATCAATCTTCAATTTGAGATTTTGGGCAGGGAGACTAGAGGAGAAGCTGGATTCCAAGCAAAAGACACAGAAAGATCggatcttttgcacattcttgtGTGCCCCGGACCCGAAACAGATCGAGCAAAATGGAAGATTACGATCGGGGACTGACCGAAGACGATCGGAAAGGGATTACGACGCTTATTTTTGGGGCCGAGGCCGCGTATTGTGGGAAAACAGCGTGTTGTTTCGCTCCAGAGATAGGCTGTTTTGGTCACAATtcagaagaaaaggaaaataaaagacaTTAAATTAGTTccagttttcttattttcttcaGTTCTCACTCCTCATGACCAAATTTATTTATCACTAGGAAATATGTTTTGTTTTCCCAtttagatagagaaaaaaaagttttttgTTTGGtagtgcacaaaaaaaaaaactctttcaaGTTtcctaaatattatattaaattatgtaaaaaataatatcaagatttaTCGACtatgtatataaataataaaaataataagatgtaaattatattaatatgtaTCTGTATAGCAATTTACCCTACACAAGATAGTGAAGGAGGactaaatatattaaatttacaaCTCGTTAtactatttataaaattgagtTAAATCGGAGATCGAACTCATTCGAACCTGGTATTGCTTTGATGCACCGGATAATCGACACGATTTAAT encodes the following:
- the LOC103993966 gene encoding uncharacterized protein LOC103993966; the protein is MKFKEGDRVEVLRSKEEQYGSWFPAKITSLNGYTYTVRYELFHSSDGKPVVETVHEGDVRPSPPPQDRRELRLVVGGIAEVLDLCAWRVGKVMKVIKEDRIVIKLFGSIQLQEHSVSDLRVPQAWQNNQWLMIDMGIKGKQFGYDYIPSSSNSARKLDCGASQGIDKQASPGQRCKQKRASCNSPIKAGKRNLNSHCGFSPVNLVGGTKWKRKSSTDKSNKLSTRSLPKKVDCVSFSKDIVAEHFLHKSNKDRTTTFPQMNADKGFTNNHVVNSSSIPLAVTEEDIECSVASCSGNEYPGYSYQNLREHCKDTALDSFDDAISSCPIEGKEYQSKSGDELAANVHELELQAYQYTMQALHASGPLSWEQESLLTNLRLSLNISNEEHLLHLRHLLSA